ATACACTGTTTAGGTCAGATACAAATAGAATAACCACTAAGCTTCTTCAATCAATATATCTATACCTAAAACAAAGGATAACTTCATTGCTGAATTCCACATGCAAATAAAGCTGAGAACTGATCGTTAGCCTCTTTGCTAGAAATACTTTTGAACCAACAAAACAATCAACTAACAACTTTTCAGTGGAAAAACAtacttctgaaaaatggaaattttcatCCCACCTGGAAATTGTATCAGAGCCTGAACCCCACCATTCTTATCAAACATTGCAATCTTTAGCACAGGGCCGAAAGCTGAAAAAACCTGAACCCCACACATGAAAACAGATAAAGCAATGAATAACTCAGGAGGAAGGTCATAAGAGAATGTACAAAAACAATCTTGTAACTGAAGTGGGGTACCATGTGCAGGACATCCAAGGTTACAGCATATTGCATGTTCTCAATGGAAGCTAGAAGAACATTACTCTCAGGCTCCAGCTTCTTCCCATCTAAACCTACACTAATCTGAAACGTGAATGGAATAAATTTCAAGGGAAAGAAAGAAACCAGCATTTCATCACATATCAGCCAACATTACAAACAAATCCTAAGCACGAAGCATTAGAAGTGTGCCAACATACAAAATATAAGCATACAAACTGTAGTACTCTACCAATTAAATCATAATTTCCATGAAGATGCACTATCTTTAACGTAGCCCCCAAAATTGCAAAACACGACATGAAAGggtatcatctcttttgaaacaatTATTTTTTAGGTGTATAGAGTATATCTTGCTTGACTGATAAGTAGGCAAATTTGATAGATGAAGATGGTTGAGCCACATGCTTAAAACTGATTCTTGTTATTTAATGAATCTTTTTTGACTTGTCAAAAAGGAAAATTCATATACAAACAAAGAAGTAGGAAGATATAATGACCACACTCCAAGAGTTGTGACTAATTTATTACCTGACCAGTTGCATCAATGGCTGAGGGAGCGACGGGAAGGAGAGGATTGGTGTAGTCCCTaaatcaaaaccatatgaaaaaaGGATGATTAAAGAGAGGACAAAAGTAGTCAATAGACTATAAAGGAATTGGACGAGTGATGAAGAATATAAAGTTGCAGCATGTATTGCCAATTTTTCCATAGTAGAATAAGCAATCATCACGAATGTCTATTTAGCAGAAAGAGAGGGTCTCTAGGTGAGATAAAGAGATATCAGTTCTACCTGCTACGATGACTCTGAAACTTCACACTCAGATCAGTATGTGCAGAATATGTTATTTTGAGGGAGCAAGGTCCCAATTCTGAAATCAAATACCTAATGCACAAGAAAATGACAATAAAGATCAATGGCTAGTCTCACACACTAAGTATGACTAATATGTACTGATATTGCACAACTGATTATGGGTGTAAAGACATAGCAGCATTTTTTTGACAATATCATCCTAGTGTTTGAGCATATGCACATCAAAATAGCTAGCAATAGCAAGTCTAAGAAAAAGTCTCTTCTGGACAGCACCTTTTAACAGGGATCAGCTGATACTTCTTAAGAGAAGACGCAAGATCACAGGTTGTAGTTTATGAATGGATTCAGTAGCAACATTTAAACTGCAAATTTTAGCAGTAAACAGGCCGCATCACCAGAACTAAAATGAACCTAAGGAGCATTAAATGCGAACATCTAATGAGATATGGAATGGTCAAGGAACATGAGTGTACCCCTTTGGTAGATTCTTAAAAAAGCTCTCCAAAGATGTCGAGCCCCAATGTATGTGCACCACATCTACAGTAAATGATCCATAACAGTTGGGCTACTCCCCAATCTAAAATATAAATCCACAATCACCTAGGAATGCTTCTTCCATCAAGGGCATCCTTTGCAGAAGTGGCAGTTTCTACATCAGAAAATTGCACTAGGGCCTGAAAACGTTCCGAGGGAGAGTAGTGGACTTATCAGCTGAATGAATGATCAAGAGACATAATAAAACCAATCAAAGTTGATCAAATCCAACTTCAGTAACATACTAACCTGGAATCCAGCAGTTTTCTCGAATGTAGTAATCCTATGGACAAATCCAAAAGCTGAGAACACCTGAAAAAATAGGATTATAAGTACAAAAAACCAATTGAAggtaaaataaaaacacaaattcGGAAACTTCTTAGATGTTACTATGCAATTTCAATCATCGTTTTCTTGAATAAAGAAGTTCAAATCTTCAAGATAAGAGGTAAACCACCTAGTTTCAAATGATTATCGAATGTATGTATATATCTGGTTAAGAAAGCTTAGGGCTCGACTTAGTGAGAATTAATGCAACCTAGTCAACTAATATCATCATTGATGTGGTCTTCAGCAGCAATAAGTGACGACACACAATTACAATATCTAATAAGCTATTAACATTAGAAGATAGATTTCGGAAATCAACACAAACAAGTAACGGAGAAAGAGGGTTTAGACAACTAATTGACCAAGGACAGAGAATTGAGGTTCTCTTAGACTTAAGTGTAGCTCCACACTAAAAATTgagttaatttaaaataatggagaaaatgaAACTACAACAGAAGACGAAATGCTGCATCCACTAACAAATGCCATATGCACAAATAACAATTTTGCCTCAGACAATAAGATGAACAGCATCCATTATGCACATGCCAGTGAGaagaatccaattttttttaatttattcttccattttcattctcaaaaaaagaaaagaaacatctGACACTCCAAGGAAAGTCGAGACAGTTAAATTAAGAGAAAGGGGTGAGAAAGAGCCAGtgttaagaaaaggaaaaaggaaacaaacACACATGCGCTCTTTCTCCCAAAGCAATAAGCTGCCATTGCAGATATATCCTTGACATTGGCCTGCTAATCCATTCATATTCATGTCAAAGAGCACTCAACAAAGCAAGACATACTATAACCTAACACTAAAACTACACAGAAGCCTTTCTACGAAGAAGGTGTGCTCTTCATCATACGAATATGTAAGGAAGTAATATTACTTACCAAATGTAAAACATCAATACTGACAAGGCGTGCATCATTTCCCTCAATAGTTACCAATAATACACTTCCAGCTACATCAGCAGTAGTTTTGTTGTTCAATATCTCTTGCCTGTTGGAATACTGTAGATAGAAAGTTTTCCCGCGTACCTGAGCTGGTTCTGAGGAAGATGCGTAGTACAATATCATCGCAACAGCTTGATTCAATTCTGCCTACGATAATTAATAGACAGAGACTAAGAACATCAAGGATAAGTGTAGTTTCACTAGAAACAGAGATTTGAAGATAAAGGAAGTCCCATTTACAAACTCTATAAATGCTTGATTTCTGTTTGCTCCAACATTACATTTGGTATTGACAACTTCACCAAATGGCTTCCCCAGTTCGATCAGTTCCTCCTCTGTGCACTCCCATGGTAAGTTTCTTAAATGCAGAACTTTAGAGGGAGGCTGCGTGTATCTGAACTGAGGCTGGGTAGATACAGATGTCATTTCGAACCTCAAACCCAAGCTTCAATAAAAGCAACACAGATTAACCGCAGCAAGTAATGTTCCTTAAAAAGAAAGACCATATTCACGCGTAACCAAGACA
The Capsicum annuum cultivar UCD-10X-F1 chromosome 6, UCD10Xv1.1, whole genome shotgun sequence DNA segment above includes these coding regions:
- the LOC107873431 gene encoding polypyrimidine tract-binding protein homolog 2-like isoform X2; protein product: MTQNNKFHILYQSGDILYLILLYFVDSHHYQDLPLALPLQLTRQQNPLLFSALPQFRYTQPPSKVLHLRNLPWECTEEELIELGKPFGEVVNTKCNVGANRNQAFIEFAELNQAVAMILYYASSSEPAQVRGKTFYLQYSNRQEILNNKTTADVAGSVLLVTIEGNDARLVSIDVLHLVFSAFGFVHRITTFEKTAGFQALVQFSDVETATSAKDALDGRSIPRYLISELGPCSLKITYSAHTDLSVKFQSHRSRDYTNPLLPVAPSAIDATGQISVGLDGKKLEPESNVLLASIENMQYAVTLDVLHMVFSAFGPVLKIAMFDKNGGVQALIQFPDVQTAVAAKKALEGHSIYEGGFCE
- the LOC107873431 gene encoding polypyrimidine tract-binding protein homolog 2-like isoform X1; translation: MTQNNKFHILYQSGDILYLILLYFVDSHHYQDLPLALPLQLTRQQNPLLFSALPQFRYTQPPSKVLHLRNLPWECTEEELIELGKPFGEVVNTKCNVGANRNQAFIEFAELNQAVAMILYYASSSEPAQVRGKTFYLQYSNRQEILNNKTTADVAGSVLLVTIEGNDARLVSIDVLHLVFSAFGFVHRITTFEKTAGFQALVQFSDVETATSAKDALDGRSIPRYLISELGPCSLKITYSAHTDLSVKFQSHRSRDYTNPLLPVAPSAIDATGQISVGLDGKKLEPESNVLLASIENMQYAVTLDVLHMVFSAFGPVLKIAMFDKNGGVQALIQFPDVQTAVAAKKALEGHSIYEGGFCKLHISYSHHTDLSI